From the genome of Clostridia bacterium:
ACCATGGTGCCCAAAAATCTACAACAACCGTTTTATCGGATTTTAAAACTTCTTGTTCAAAATTGTTTTTATTCAGCACAATCATTTTATTCTACCGCCCCTTCTTTGTTTTCACTTTCCAAAATTCTCAAAATCTTGGGTGAAAAATCATTATTTTTAGCTACGATCTTATCGATAATAAAAACAACAACAAACCCTAAAACCAGCGAACCTATTGCTATAAAGATTGCAAACAGCTCGTTCAATTTAAGACCTATAGCTATAATCATGCCTATAAGCAATAACAGAAGCGGTATTCCAAACACTATCAGATTGGATAGAGTAAGACTTTTGTCTGAAAAACCGACTTCTACTGTATCACCTATTTTTGCGCCAACGTCATTTTTAAGTTTTATGCTTACTTGA
Proteins encoded in this window:
- a CDS encoding SoxR reducing system RseC family protein — translated: QVSIKLKNDVGAKIGDTVEVGFSDKSLTLSNLIVFGIPLLLLLIGMIIAIGLKLNELFAIFIAIGSLVLGFVVVFIIDKIVAKNNDFSPKILRILESENKEGAVE